Proteins encoded within one genomic window of Ranitomeya variabilis isolate aRanVar5 chromosome 4, aRanVar5.hap1, whole genome shotgun sequence:
- the LOC143767666 gene encoding uncharacterized protein LOC143767666 translates to MNMDRDKMVERILHLTLEILFRLTGEDYTVVKKTSSECCQDLVSEGWGRLLSPITGPPPHPLIHEDINDQKILELAYKMIELLTGEVPIRCQDVAIYFSMEEWEYLAGHKDLYNDTIMDVHQPLISPDLSSKRTTPERCPHPLLPQDCKQEDPNVPQDHQGEDLTHINTTETYVRDDECCKEEIPTYDYPDDCTKRSERQLASSIFKSDDIEITQDTIEVNAITPDITSSIHSKDLSCDPFKQVLSSKSLPMTKENQSHKISIKKQTAPEAKKPFSCSEYGNSFPLKNSFLKHQKIHTAENRYSCSECGKCFYQKSDLVRHERIHTGEKPFSCSECGKCFRDKSTLFTHKITHTVEKPFVCSECGKCFNRKVALFKHQRVHTAEKAFSCSECGKGFNRKAHLDSHQRTHTGEKPFSCSECGKCFYWKSRLDMHQKTHTAEKPFFCSQCGKCFTEKSKFIRHQITHTGEKPFSCSECGKCFRDKSTLFIHQRTHTGEKPFLCSECGKCFNHKSALFKHQKVHTGEKPFSCSECGKCFNRKAHLDSHRRTHTGEKPFSCSECGKCFVENSSLKKHQRSHTGEKPFSCSECGKCFNHKSALDNHQRIHTGNKPFSCSECGKCFNRKADLDRHKRTHTGEKPFYCSECEKCFVKKSSLLSHQSIHTEEKVFSYS, encoded by the exons atgaatatggacagagacaagatggtggagaggatattacacctcaccctagagatcctcttccggcttaccggagag gattacacagtagtgaagaagacctctagtgagtgctgtcaggaccttgtgtctgagggatggggaagactcctgagcccaatcacggggcctccacctcaccccctgatacatgaggacatcaatgaccagaagatcctagaactcgcctacaagatgattgagctgctgactggagag gttcctataaggtgtcaggatgtcgccatctatttctccatggaggagtgggagtatttagcaggacacaaagatctgtacaatgaCACCATAATGGATGTTCATCAGCCCCTCATATCACCAG atctatccagtaagaggacaacaccagagagatgtccccatcctcttcttccacaggactgtaaacaagaagatcccaatgttcctcaggatcatcag ggtgaagatctgacccatattaatactacagagacatatgtgagggatgatgagtgctgtaaagaggagattcctacatatgactacccag ATGACTGTACCAAGAGATCAGAGAGACAGCTGGCATCTTCAATCTTTAAATCAGATGATATTGAGAtcacacaggatacaattgaagtgaatgccattactccagatataacatcatccattcacagcaaagatctatcatgTGATCCTttcaaacaggtcctgtcttctaaaTCATTACCGatgactaaggaaaatcaaagtcacaaaataagcattaaaaagcaAACTGCTCCTGaagcaaagaagccattttcatgttcagaatatggaaatagttttcccctcaaaaattcttttcttaaacatcaaaaaattcacacagcagagaatagatATTCTTGTtccgagtgtgggaaatgtttttaccagaaatcagatcttgttaggcatgagagaattcacacaggggagaagccattttcatgttcagaatgtgggaaatgttttcgagATAAATCAACTCTTTTTACACATAAAATAACTCACACAGTGGAAAAGCCTTttgtatgttcagaatgtgggaaatgttttaaccgtaaagTAGCTCTTTTTAAGCACCAGAGAGTTCACACAGCGGAGAaggctttttcatgttcagaatgtgggaaaggttttaacaGGAAAGCACATCTTGATagccatcagagaactcacacaggggagaagcctttttcatgttcagaatgtggaaaatgtttttactGGAAATCGCGTCTTGATatgcaccagaaaacccacacagcggagaagccttttttctgttcacaatgtggaaaatgttttacagaaaaaTCAAAGTTCATCAGACATcagataactcacacaggggagaagcctttttcatgttcagaatgcggaAAATGTTTTAGAGATAAATCAACTCTTTTtatacatcaaagaactcacacaggggaaaagccttttttatgttcagaatgtgggaaatgttttaaccataaatcagctCTTTTTAAGCACCAGaaagttcacacaggggagaagcctttttcatgttcagaatgtgggaaatgttttaacaggaaagcgcatcttgatagccaccggagaactcacacaggggagaagcctttttcatgttcagaatgtgggaaatgttttgttgaAAATTCAAGTCTTAaaaaacatcagagaagtcacacaggggagaagcctttttcatgttcagaatgtgggaaatgttttaaccataaatctgctcttgataaccaccagagaatccacacagggaataagcctttttcatgttcagaatgtgggaaatgttttaaccggaaagcggACCTTGATAGGCacaagagaacccacacaggggagaaacctttttactgttcagaatgtgagaaatgttttgttaagaaatcatctcttcttagtcACCAAAGCATTCACACAGAGGAGAAGGTTTTTTCATATTCTTAA